In the genome of Longimicrobiales bacterium, one region contains:
- a CDS encoding M28 family peptidase, with translation MNLRATSIVAITSLSLIACDSGVPGNSAISESALSADLHVLANDSMGGRLVASSGLDQASAWIADRFESLGLAPAGDRGGYFQRFGLAWFSLGVGNRLTVEGAGPGRTPGQGWTPSNAGASGSASGSVVFAGFGIVEPRLEHDDYQGADVNGRIVLMLEREPGVADPSSPFDGIVTAEASRTWRKVLAAQERGATAVLFVRDVHNREDINDWPAVHTGAWPDEPRRIERFTLEAWAEQITIPAAQISAELAATLVEGSGRTLEELAVEAENAEGGLGVVDLGSARADLRTEVERHVSPGTNVLAMIEGSDPDLRDEVVIIGAHHDHNGMDGEVVYNGADDDGSGTVGVLAIAEAYAQAAASGDLPARSVIFAIWDAEERGLLGAWYYTQRPLFPLQSTVANLNMDMIGRHEEVPTDGGGRFRGLDVQSAESNSNATNILGYSYTPELVQIVQDANRFDLTLRLRYDNSASNLLRRSDHWPFLQSGVPAVWFHNGLHPDYHTPNDTPDRIEYEKMTRIVKLVHETSWSLANAVGRPGLAGMGSSPPS, from the coding sequence ATGAACCTCCGTGCTACCTCCATCGTCGCGATCACTTCCCTCAGTCTCATTGCGTGCGATTCGGGCGTGCCCGGAAACAGTGCCATTTCGGAGTCGGCCCTGTCCGCGGATCTCCATGTTCTGGCCAATGACTCGATGGGTGGGCGTCTCGTGGCGTCGTCGGGACTCGACCAAGCGTCGGCCTGGATCGCTGATCGCTTCGAGTCCCTTGGGCTCGCTCCGGCCGGTGACCGGGGCGGGTATTTTCAGCGCTTCGGGTTGGCCTGGTTCAGCCTGGGAGTGGGGAATCGGCTGACCGTGGAGGGCGCCGGTCCAGGCCGGACCCCGGGGCAGGGTTGGACGCCCTCAAATGCGGGAGCGAGCGGTTCTGCGAGCGGTTCGGTCGTCTTCGCTGGCTTCGGGATCGTCGAACCGCGCTTGGAGCATGACGACTACCAAGGGGCCGATGTGAATGGCCGTATCGTTCTCATGCTGGAACGGGAGCCCGGCGTGGCGGACCCGAGCAGTCCCTTCGACGGAATCGTAACTGCGGAGGCGTCGCGGACATGGCGGAAGGTCCTAGCCGCACAGGAGCGGGGCGCGACGGCTGTGCTGTTCGTCAGGGACGTACACAACCGCGAGGACATCAACGACTGGCCAGCTGTCCATACTGGTGCGTGGCCGGATGAGCCTCGCCGCATCGAGCGGTTCACCCTTGAGGCGTGGGCAGAACAGATCACGATCCCTGCCGCGCAGATTTCCGCAGAACTTGCCGCGACGCTCGTAGAAGGCTCTGGTCGCACGCTCGAGGAACTCGCGGTTGAAGCCGAGAATGCCGAGGGGGGCCTCGGGGTGGTGGACCTCGGAAGCGCCCGTGCTGACCTTCGCACCGAGGTCGAACGCCATGTGTCGCCGGGTACCAATGTGCTCGCCATGATCGAAGGCTCGGACCCGGACCTGCGTGACGAAGTCGTCATCATCGGGGCCCATCACGATCACAACGGCATGGATGGGGAAGTCGTCTACAACGGCGCAGACGATGACGGATCTGGGACGGTCGGCGTACTCGCGATTGCGGAGGCGTATGCGCAGGCAGCGGCCAGCGGAGATTTGCCCGCGCGCAGTGTCATCTTCGCGATTTGGGATGCTGAAGAGAGGGGGCTGCTCGGGGCCTGGTACTACACGCAGCGGCCACTATTTCCGCTTCAGAGCACGGTGGCGAACCTCAACATGGACATGATCGGCCGGCACGAAGAGGTGCCCACCGACGGAGGTGGTCGCTTCCGTGGCCTCGACGTACAGAGTGCGGAGTCCAACTCGAATGCGACGAACATCCTTGGCTATTCCTACACGCCCGAGCTCGTGCAGATCGTTCAAGATGCGAACCGGTTCGATCTGACGCTTCGGCTTCGTTACGACAACAGTGCGTCGAACCTGCTACGGCGGTCCGACCACTGGCCGTTTCTACAGAGTGGGGTGCCCGCCGTCTGGTTCCACAATGGACTCCACCCGGACTACCACACGCCGAACGATACTCCGGACCGCATCGAGTACGAAAAGATGACCCGGATCGTGAAGCTCGTTCACGAGACGAGTTGGTCCTTGGCGAACGCCGTCGGACGGCCCGGTTTGGCTGGAATGGGATCGA
- a CDS encoding PQQ-binding-like beta-propeller repeat protein has product MKKLFTALAAIAISASIVSAQAVERGTPVGEWRSWGADTHTTRYSPLDQIDASNFEDLEVAWMWRGDNYSPGGPDPLLRSTPIYVNGKLYSVAGSRRTVVSIDPATGETLWTFREPNTKRWEDSMRKNYGKGVAYDIVDGQERIYVITPGFFLWALDAETGYPIEDFGVGGEVDLLTYLGDWEHDHDEGLDHSIGYITNSTPPMIINGTIVVGNSHEQGYYEYMQENVPGNIMGFDTKTGAHKWTFNVIPQEGEFGNDTWLNDAWQWTGNVSAWAPMSADPELGLVYVSTDPPTIDYYGGFHPGANLFSTTMLALDAETGERRWHFQTVHHDIWNYDNPAQPALIDVTIDGQPRKIVAQTTKQSFVYVLDRVTGEPIWPIEERAVPQTDVPGEWTSPTQPFPTKPAAYEMQGLTEDMLIDYTPELRAEALEITSKYRLGPLFNPPALADANGVGTSIHCPGANGGTNIPGGTVVDPVSGILYTASQRGCSAPVLRPGTDVDDDSNVDWVTVGPGGIRGPQGLPIMKPPYASITAIDMNTGETLWSIPNGFTPDRIKDHPALQGVDIPNTGSTGHATAIVTKTLFLYGEGRGQAPVMHGVDKLTGMHLGSVELPAPTLTAPMSFMHEGVQYIIVSVGGGGLPGSYAALRLPAN; this is encoded by the coding sequence ATGAAAAAGCTCTTCACGGCCCTCGCGGCCATCGCGATTTCCGCGAGCATCGTTTCGGCGCAGGCCGTCGAGCGCGGCACACCCGTCGGTGAGTGGCGCTCTTGGGGCGCGGACACTCACACGACCCGGTATTCGCCACTCGACCAGATCGACGCCAGCAATTTCGAAGACCTCGAGGTCGCGTGGATGTGGCGCGGCGACAACTACAGCCCGGGCGGTCCGGATCCCCTCCTCCGTTCGACGCCGATCTACGTGAACGGCAAGCTGTACTCCGTCGCCGGTTCCAGGCGCACGGTGGTTTCCATCGACCCCGCCACGGGTGAGACGCTGTGGACCTTCCGCGAGCCTAATACGAAGCGGTGGGAAGACTCCATGCGGAAGAACTACGGCAAGGGCGTCGCATACGACATCGTTGACGGTCAGGAGCGGATCTACGTGATCACGCCGGGCTTCTTCCTGTGGGCCCTGGATGCGGAGACGGGATATCCCATTGAGGACTTCGGTGTTGGCGGAGAAGTGGACCTGCTCACCTACCTGGGTGACTGGGAGCATGACCACGACGAAGGACTCGATCATTCCATCGGGTACATCACGAACTCGACCCCGCCCATGATCATCAACGGTACGATCGTCGTCGGTAACTCTCACGAGCAGGGCTACTACGAGTACATGCAGGAGAACGTCCCTGGGAACATCATGGGCTTCGACACGAAGACCGGTGCCCACAAATGGACGTTCAACGTCATCCCGCAGGAGGGTGAGTTCGGCAACGACACGTGGCTCAACGACGCGTGGCAGTGGACGGGTAACGTCTCCGCATGGGCACCGATGTCGGCCGACCCGGAGCTCGGGCTCGTGTACGTCTCGACCGACCCGCCCACCATCGACTACTACGGTGGGTTCCATCCAGGTGCGAATCTCTTCTCCACGACGATGCTCGCGCTCGACGCCGAGACGGGAGAACGTCGCTGGCACTTCCAGACGGTCCATCACGACATCTGGAACTACGACAACCCCGCGCAGCCCGCGCTCATCGATGTCACGATCGATGGACAGCCACGCAAGATCGTCGCGCAGACCACGAAGCAAAGCTTCGTTTATGTGCTCGACCGCGTGACGGGTGAGCCGATCTGGCCCATCGAGGAACGCGCGGTCCCGCAGACGGACGTACCTGGTGAATGGACGTCTCCGACCCAGCCGTTCCCGACGAAGCCTGCTGCGTACGAGATGCAGGGACTCACCGAGGACATGCTGATCGACTACACACCTGAACTCCGCGCCGAAGCACTCGAGATCACCTCGAAGTACCGACTCGGCCCGCTCTTTAATCCGCCTGCATTAGCCGATGCAAACGGTGTCGGGACGTCGATCCACTGCCCTGGCGCAAACGGTGGCACGAACATCCCTGGTGGCACCGTGGTCGACCCCGTTTCCGGAATTCTGTACACGGCTTCGCAACGCGGCTGCAGCGCGCCGGTGCTCCGTCCGGGAACCGATGTGGACGACGACTCGAACGTCGACTGGGTAACCGTTGGCCCAGGTGGTATCAGGGGTCCGCAGGGGCTGCCCATCATGAAGCCGCCTTATGCGAGCATCACAGCCATCGACATGAATACCGGTGAGACCCTGTGGTCGATCCCGAACGGATTCACGCCGGATCGCATCAAGGACCACCCAGCGCTGCAGGGAGTCGACATCCCAAACACGGGAAGCACGGGGCACGCGACGGCGATCGTGACGAAGACTCTCTTCCTGTATGGCGAGGGTCGCGGGCAGGCGCCGGTTATGCATGGTGTGGACAAGCTGACAGGCATGCACCTCGGCTCCGTTGAACTCCCGGCCCCGACGCTCACCGCACCGATGTCGTTCATGCACGAAGGTGTGCAGTACATCATTGTGTCGGTTGGTGGCGGTGGACTCCCGGGCTCGTACGCGGCGCTCCGGCTGCCCGCGAACTGA
- a CDS encoding alcohol dehydrogenase catalytic domain-containing protein, with protein sequence MKAITFQGVETLAYEDVAEPSIEEATDVIVRVTAAGLCGSDLHPYFGRETGLDVGTVMGHEMVGEVLEVGGEVTDFVVGDRVVAPFTTSCGACFYCRAGLTARCERSQLFGWVQDGVGLHGCQADYVRVPIADGTLVRVPEGLDEAVALLAGDILSTATFGAELARVGSGDTVVVVGCGPVGLLGIRAAFERGAACVIAVDNVPSRLAVAEAFGAQPANFAEEDPSEIVRGFTDGRGADSAIEAVGSPEATRAAADLLRLGGTLAAVGVHAEPHLALSPGEIYDRNLTYSGGRCPARHYMPASLALAVRDEALIGTLISHRLPLSDGIDAYRSFAARESGWTKVVLHPTD encoded by the coding sequence ATGAAAGCCATAACGTTCCAGGGCGTCGAGACACTCGCCTACGAAGACGTAGCCGAACCGAGCATCGAAGAAGCCACAGATGTGATTGTGCGTGTGACAGCGGCCGGTTTGTGCGGGTCAGACCTCCATCCGTACTTCGGTCGCGAGACAGGATTAGACGTGGGCACCGTCATGGGCCACGAGATGGTGGGTGAAGTCCTAGAAGTCGGCGGTGAGGTCACAGACTTTGTAGTTGGGGATCGAGTGGTCGCACCCTTCACCACGAGTTGTGGCGCCTGTTTCTATTGCCGAGCTGGACTGACCGCTCGGTGTGAACGCAGCCAGCTATTCGGTTGGGTTCAGGACGGAGTGGGCCTCCACGGCTGCCAGGCCGACTACGTCCGCGTGCCGATAGCAGACGGGACCCTTGTGCGGGTCCCCGAGGGCCTAGACGAGGCCGTCGCACTGCTGGCTGGGGATATTCTCTCGACTGCCACGTTCGGTGCGGAATTGGCTCGTGTGGGAAGCGGAGACACCGTGGTCGTTGTCGGGTGCGGGCCGGTCGGGTTGCTCGGGATCCGGGCCGCTTTCGAGCGAGGAGCCGCGTGCGTCATCGCCGTGGACAACGTGCCGAGTCGTCTCGCAGTCGCAGAGGCGTTTGGCGCCCAGCCGGCAAACTTCGCCGAAGAGGACCCATCTGAAATTGTGAGAGGATTCACCGACGGCCGGGGCGCAGACTCGGCGATCGAAGCCGTAGGCTCACCTGAGGCCACGCGGGCTGCGGCTGACCTCCTTCGCCTGGGAGGAACTCTGGCAGCGGTTGGAGTTCACGCTGAGCCCCACCTCGCGCTCTCACCCGGCGAGATCTATGATCGCAACCTGACCTACTCCGGTGGGCGATGCCCGGCGCGTCACTATATGCCGGCCTCGCTTGCGTTGGCCGTACGGGATGAGGCTTTGATCGGTACGCTCATCTCGCACCGGTTGCCGCTCTCGGACGGCATTGACGCGTACCGGAGCTTCGCGGCCCGAGAATCGGGCTGGACCAAGGTCGTTCTGCACCCGACCGACTGA
- a CDS encoding alkaline phosphatase D family protein: MKTTDLQWYDLFHLNGTRRDFLRLSSSVAALLATGCYRGGDQWGLESVSSYPFTLGVASGDPAPDGMVLWTRLAREALEGVGALANPVRAYFEIAHDEGFTRMAQTGSTLATPELGHSAHAEIVGLDPDRWYFYRWMVGGEVSAVGRAKTAPAVGATVDELRFAFASCQHYEVGYFTSLEHLSREDVDFAVHLGDYIYEYAEHDGDTVRHHEGPEIVTLDHYRNRYTQYKSDPALQAAHAAMPWIMTFDDHEVDNNWASVFAQDDQSPEQLMLRRASAFQAYYEMMPLRTSTVRDGPNMQVFRRLNFGNLIQMNVLDTRQYRSDQPCSDGRVPTCAEHISPEQSILGAAQRDWLFEGLAVSGAGWNVMAQQVMVARLRGESDEGDDTWAMDKWDGYPMERRAFLDHLESTEVNNPVVLTGDIHSNWVADLHTDFDDLSSPVVGTEFVGTSLSSGGDGADMTNGGRASLSHNPHIKFYNGQRGYVTATVTPDTWTSEYKVVDKVSEPGGSLSTRATFVVESGSPGAQED, from the coding sequence ATGAAGACCACCGATCTTCAGTGGTACGACCTCTTTCACCTAAACGGCACGCGCCGCGACTTCCTGCGTTTGAGCAGTAGTGTGGCGGCGTTACTAGCTACGGGGTGTTACAGGGGAGGCGACCAGTGGGGCCTTGAGAGCGTGTCCTCGTACCCGTTTACGCTCGGGGTCGCCTCGGGAGATCCAGCGCCCGACGGAATGGTCTTATGGACCCGTCTGGCCAGAGAGGCGCTCGAGGGAGTAGGAGCACTGGCCAACCCCGTACGCGCCTACTTCGAGATCGCTCATGACGAGGGGTTCACGCGGATGGCTCAGACAGGGTCCACGCTCGCGACCCCCGAGTTGGGACACAGCGCGCACGCAGAGATCGTTGGTCTCGATCCGGACCGCTGGTACTTCTATCGATGGATGGTCGGTGGGGAGGTGAGCGCCGTTGGGCGGGCCAAGACAGCCCCCGCCGTCGGGGCGACGGTCGATGAGCTCCGTTTCGCTTTTGCCTCCTGCCAACACTACGAGGTGGGGTACTTCACCTCCCTCGAGCACCTCTCACGGGAGGACGTCGACTTCGCGGTGCACCTCGGTGACTATATCTACGAGTACGCGGAGCATGACGGGGACACGGTTCGCCACCACGAGGGCCCTGAGATCGTCACGCTGGATCATTACAGGAATCGCTACACCCAATACAAATCGGACCCGGCGCTGCAGGCGGCCCACGCCGCGATGCCCTGGATCATGACCTTTGACGACCACGAAGTGGACAACAACTGGGCGAGTGTCTTCGCACAGGACGATCAGAGTCCAGAACAACTCATGCTCCGGCGTGCTTCTGCTTTCCAGGCTTACTACGAGATGATGCCGCTTCGTACCTCGACGGTGCGCGACGGCCCGAATATGCAGGTCTTTCGCCGCCTGAACTTCGGCAACCTCATACAGATGAATGTGCTCGACACGCGTCAGTACCGGAGCGATCAGCCGTGCTCGGACGGGCGGGTGCCTACCTGTGCGGAACACATCTCGCCGGAGCAGTCCATTCTGGGTGCCGCGCAGCGTGACTGGCTGTTCGAAGGCCTCGCCGTCTCAGGCGCCGGTTGGAATGTGATGGCGCAACAGGTGATGGTGGCTCGCTTACGTGGCGAGTCCGACGAAGGCGACGATACCTGGGCCATGGACAAGTGGGACGGATATCCAATGGAACGCAGAGCCTTCCTGGACCACCTCGAGTCGACAGAGGTCAACAATCCGGTGGTGCTGACCGGAGACATTCACTCGAATTGGGTCGCAGACCTCCACACCGACTTCGACGACCTATCGTCCCCTGTGGTGGGGACGGAATTCGTCGGGACGTCGCTCTCTTCCGGTGGGGACGGAGCAGACATGACAAACGGCGGGCGGGCGTCGTTGAGCCACAACCCACACATCAAGTTCTACAATGGACAGCGCGGCTACGTGACCGCGACCGTCACCCCGGACACATGGACCAGTGAATACAAAGTGGTCGACAAGGTCTCAGAACCGGGTGGGTCGTTGTCGACGCGCGCGACCTTCGTGGTCGAGTCAGGGAGTCCGGGAGCGCAGGAAGACTGA